The Xiphophorus couchianus chromosome 5, X_couchianus-1.0, whole genome shotgun sequence genome includes a region encoding these proteins:
- the ciz1b gene encoding cdkn1a interacting zinc finger protein 1b, producing MVRQTRRTDRCFLPAAGGGVSKVRFPAGPPAQQAPGSCDARPHSSAAAREKRAADGRSQGGQGSDGGTGEVQLKRARQNGTEEAAALANRNKAPGSCDPGGDGSGSDQQGAAEDSRAAQLQSVASLKVTIQQSSDSREFGPADRNSTALHCHVCNLTCRSPQVFQEHMSGRGHLRKLQDITQSIQLNAGPLLDRGRRPQAQRWCDTCQVHFRGDIIVHRRTEQHKACKQRGRPFCPVCQRHFRTPRKFVEHIKSVEHKEQVQLGDEQEEELITVDALGCFEEEEVEVVDEDEETAPSEVQGSETVDAKESEEEEDEFDPQLTYGSSFVVPVRGFVCRLCNKFFYRETAARHTHCRTHTHFLNLQNHRAQRRREEEEEDEDRSALTS from the exons atgGTCAGACAAACCAGGAGGACGGACAG GTGTTTCCTTCCTGCAGCGGGAGGCGGCGTATCGAAGGTTCGATTCCCTGCAGGTCCTCCAGCTCAGCAG GCACCAGGAAGCTGCGACGCTCGGCCCCACAGCAGTGCCGCCGCGAGGGAGAAGAGAGCAGCAGATGGGCGGAGCCAGGGAGGTCAGGGGTCGGATGGAGGTACAGGAGAGGTTCAGCTGAAGAGAGCACGACAGAATGG AACTGAGGAGGCTGCAGCTCTGGCCAATAGGAACAAAGCCCCCGGGTCATGTGACCCAGGAGGAG atggttctggttctgaccagcagggggcagcagaggaCAGCCGAGCAGCTCAG CTGCAGAGCGTGGCCTCCCTGAAGGTCACCATCCAGCAGAGCAGCGACAGCCGAGAGTTCGGTCCGGCTGACAGGAACTCCACTGCTCTCCACTGTCATGTCTGTAACCTCACCTGTCGCTCCCCGCAG GTGTTTCAGGAGCACATGTCAGGGCGAGGACACCTGAGGAAGCTGCAGGACATCACACAGAGCATCCAGCTCAACGCCGGGCCCCTGCTGGACAG GGGGCGCCGGCCACAGGCGCAGCGCTGGTGTGACACCTGCCAGGTCCATTTCAGAGGTGACATCATCGTCCACAGACGGACGGAGCAACACAAG GCATGTAAGCAGCGGGGGCGACCCTTCTGTCCGGTCTGTCAGAGACACTTCAGGACGCCCAGGAAGTTTGTGGAGCACATAAAGTCTGTGGAGCATAAGGAACAg GTGCAGCTGGGGGacgagcaggaggaggagctcATCACTGTGGACGCTCTGGGCTGCTTCGAGGAAGAGGAAGTAGAGGTGGTAGATGAGGATGAAGAGACGGCGCCATCTGAGGttcaggggtcagag ACTGTTGATGCCAAAGAGTCggaggaagaagaagacgagTTCGATCCTCAGCTGACTTACG GAAGCAGCTTCGTGGTTCCGGTTCGCGGCTTCGTCTGTCGACTCTGCAACAAATTCTTCTACAGAGAGACGGCGGCgagacacacacactgcaggacgcacacacacttcctcaacctgcag aACCACAGAGCTCAGAGACGaagggaagaggaagaggaggatgaagacaGGTCTGCCCTGACCTCATGA
- the LOC114145151 gene encoding kazal-type serine protease inhibitor domain-containing protein 1, translated as MSGPEMLVLLVLVLVPEPLSCRGAPPVRSSIPDPVLDLDLLEEPGGGNGTGFGRCGPCDPELCPEPRGCRAGLVPDRCGCCAECGNLEGQACDQGARARFYGLCGTGLRCQAGGGGGGEDEEQEEMCVCEQQGALCGSDGTTYLNLCRFREAAFSDPELRIAETGPCRTAPVIKVAPQDQVNSSGSIMLLLCEVFAFPMALVEWRKDGRDVVLPGDDPHISVQARGGPLRFELSSWLQIEGAEPGDSGTYRCIARNELGSVSASAVLGVLGAGDTHLGGGELILSNLSFLSVRPEEPSSERQQLLDDL; from the exons ATGAGCGGACCTGAaatgctggttctgttggtcctggttctggttccggagCCGCTCTCCTGCCGGGGCGCTCCTCCGGTCCGGTCCTCCATccctgacccggttctggacTTGGACCTGCTGGAGGAGCCGGGAGGCGGCAACGGAACCGGGTTCGGGCGCTGCGGACCGTGCGACCCGGAGTTGTGCCCGGAGCCTCGCGGCTGCCGGGCCGGCCTGGTTCCGGACCGCTGCGGCTGCTGCGCGGAGTGCGGGAACCTGGAGGGCCAGGCCTGCGACCAGGGCGCCCGGGCCCGGTTCTACGGGCTGTGCGGTACCGGGCTGCGGTGCCAggcgggaggaggaggaggaggagaggatgaAGAACAGGAGgagatgtgtgtgtgcgagcagcagggggcgctgtgcgGCAGCGACGGAACCACATACCTGAACCTGTGTCGGTTCCGAGAGGCCGCCTTCTCCGACCCGGAGCTCCGAATCGCGGAGACGGGTCCCTGCAGGACAG CCCCGGTGATCAAGGTGGCCCCCCAGGACCAGGTGAACAGcagcggcagcatcatgctgctcCTGTGCGAGGTGTTTGCGTTCCCCATGGCGCTGGTGGAGTGGAGGAAGGACGGCCGGGACGTCGTCCTGCCAGGAGACGACCCCCACATCTCTGTCCAG GCCAGGGGCGGGCCTCTGAGGTTCGAGCTCTCCAGTTGGCTGCAGAtcgagggggcggagcctggaGACTCAGGAACCTATCGCTGCATCGCTCGCAACGAGCTGGGATCGGTCTCCGCCTCGGCTGTACTGGGAGTACTGGGAGCAGGTGACACACACCTGGGAGGGGGGGAGCTTATCCTGTCCAACCTGTCCTTCCTCTCTGTGCGTCCAGAGGAGCCGTCATCTgagaggcagcagctgctggacgACCTCTGA